A single genomic interval of Agromyces cerinus harbors:
- a CDS encoding type II 3-dehydroquinate dehydratase encodes MTTILILNGPNLGRLGTREPEVYGSESLADIRDSLAGVVPADVEIDLRQSDDEAELIGWIHEAVDRKLPVVLNPAAFTHYSYALRDAAAQLKQAGVPLVEVHLSNPHTRETFRHTSVISGVATGVIAGFGSDSYRMAVDWVLRHA; translated from the coding sequence GTGACGACGATCCTCATCCTCAACGGCCCGAACCTCGGCCGGCTCGGTACCCGCGAACCAGAGGTCTACGGCAGCGAGAGCCTCGCCGACATCCGCGACTCGCTCGCAGGCGTGGTTCCGGCCGACGTCGAGATCGACCTGCGCCAGAGCGACGACGAAGCCGAGCTCATCGGCTGGATCCACGAGGCCGTCGACCGGAAGCTCCCGGTCGTGCTGAACCCGGCCGCGTTCACCCACTACAGCTACGCGCTGCGCGACGCGGCCGCCCAGTTGAAGCAGGCGGGGGTGCCGCTCGTCGAGGTGCACCTCTCGAACCCGCACACGCGCGAGACCTTCCGGCACACGAGCGTGATCTCGGGTGTCGCCACCGGTGTCATCGCCGGCTTCGGCAGCGACTCGTACCGCATGGCCGTCGACTGGGTGCTGCGTCACGCCTGA
- the nusB gene encoding transcription antitermination factor NusB, which produces MSARTKARKRALDLLYSADMRQVPVEQMLVVEAEKAASEPERAASWLYAREIVDGIVDNRAEIDELIETHSHGWTLERMPAVDRAILRIGVWEIIHNDAVPDPVAISEAVEAATVLSTDDSAGFVNGLLAAISHSKA; this is translated from the coding sequence GTGAGCGCACGTACCAAGGCGCGCAAGCGCGCGCTCGACCTGCTGTACTCGGCCGACATGCGTCAGGTGCCGGTCGAGCAGATGCTCGTCGTCGAGGCGGAGAAGGCGGCGAGCGAGCCAGAGCGCGCCGCATCGTGGCTCTACGCGCGTGAGATCGTCGACGGCATCGTCGACAACCGCGCCGAGATCGACGAGCTCATCGAGACGCACTCGCACGGCTGGACTCTCGAGCGCATGCCCGCGGTCGACCGTGCGATCCTGCGCATCGGCGTGTGGGAGATCATCCACAACGACGCAGTGCCCGACCCGGTCGCGATCTCCGAGGCCGTCGAGGCGGCCACGGTGCTCTCGACCGACGACTCGGCCGGCTTCGTGAACGGCCTGCTCGCGGCGATCTCCCACTCGAAGGCCTGA
- the efp gene encoding elongation factor P, protein MASTADIKNGVVLSIDGQLWSVIEFQHVKPGKGGAFVRTKLKNVVSGKTVDRTYNAGAKIEIENVDRRDFTYLYSDGDGYVFMDQTDFDQLTVPGTVVGDAANFMLENQSVTVALNNGNPLYVELPASVVLEITYTEPGLQGDRSTGGTKPATVETGYEIQVPLFLETGTKVKVDTRTGDYLGRVND, encoded by the coding sequence ATGGCAAGCACCGCTGACATCAAGAACGGCGTCGTCCTCTCCATCGACGGTCAGCTCTGGAGCGTCATCGAGTTCCAGCACGTCAAGCCCGGCAAGGGCGGTGCGTTCGTGCGCACCAAGCTGAAGAACGTCGTGTCGGGCAAGACCGTCGACCGCACCTACAATGCGGGCGCGAAGATCGAGATCGAGAACGTCGATCGTCGCGACTTCACGTACCTCTACAGCGATGGCGACGGCTACGTCTTCATGGACCAGACCGACTTCGACCAGCTCACGGTGCCCGGCACCGTCGTCGGCGACGCCGCGAACTTCATGCTCGAGAACCAGTCGGTGACCGTGGCCCTGAACAACGGCAACCCGCTCTACGTCGAGCTGCCCGCCTCGGTCGTGCTCGAGATCACCTACACGGAGCCGGGCCTGCAGGGCGACCGTTCCACCGGTGGCACGAAGCCCGCGACCGTCGAGACCGGCTACGAGATCCAGGTGCCGCTGTTCCTCGAGACCGGCACGAAGGTCAAGGTCGACACCCGCACGGGCGACTACCTCGGCCGCGTGAACGACTAG